A portion of the Drosophila sechellia strain sech25 chromosome 2R, ASM438219v1, whole genome shotgun sequence genome contains these proteins:
- the LOC6609108 gene encoding 40S ribosomal protein S23 — translation MGKPRGLRTARKHVNHRRDQRWADKDYKKAHLGTRWKANPFGGASHAKGIVLEKVGVEAKQPNSAIRKCVRVQLIKNGKKITAFVPRDGSLNYIEENDEVLVAGFGRKGHAVGDIPGVRFKVVKVANVSLLALYKEKKERPRS, via the exons ATGG GCAAGCCAAGAGGTCTGCGCACTGCCAGGAAGCATGTGAACCACCGTCGCGACCAGCGTTGGGCCGACAAGGACTACAAGAAGGCTCATTTGGGCACCAGATGGAAGGCCAATCCCTTCGGAGGTGCTTCCCACGCCAAGGGAATCGTCCTGGAGAAGGT CGGCGTCGAGGCCAAGCAGCCTAACTCTGCCATCCGCAAGTGCGTGAGGGTGCAGCTCATCAAGAACGGCAAGAAGATCACCGCCTTCGTGCCCCGTGACGGTAGCTTGAACTACATTGAGGAGAACGACGAGGTCCTGGTCGCCGGTTTCGGTCGTAAGGGTCATGCCGTCGGTGATATTCCCGGTGTGCGCTTCAAGGTTGTCAAGGTCGCCAACGTCTCCCTGTTGGCCCTCTACAAGGAGAAGAAGGAACGCCCAAGATCTTAG